A stretch of the Cucurbita pepo subsp. pepo cultivar mu-cu-16 chromosome LG16, ASM280686v2, whole genome shotgun sequence genome encodes the following:
- the LOC111777646 gene encoding uncharacterized protein LOC111777646, whose amino-acid sequence MATSLSSATAIPRPSIGIGIVSSISSFNVSNSLSTRSQPRSLVKCESSASAADPTPPAKSRKLEIGSPVIVVEAPKMIKTAASVPCLRVNSGIINPGDVGRIVSRKPKDVWGVRLKVGTYLIDGRYFRPLELDQ is encoded by the exons ATGGccacttctctttcttctgctACAGCAATTCCACGCCCAAGCATCGGCATCGGCATCGTCAGTTCCATCTCTTCCTTCAACGTCTCCAACAGCTTAAGCACTCGGTCTCAACCGCGAAGCCTCGTGAAGTGCGAATCAAGTGCATCGGCAGCAGACCCCACGCCGCCGGCAAAGAGTCGGAAACTCGAGATCGGCTCCCCCGTTATCGTAGTCGAGGCTCCCAAAATGATAAAGACCGCAGCCTCGGTTCCATGCCTCAGGGTCAATTCCGGCATAATCAACCCCGGCGACGTTGGCAG AATCGTGTCAAGAAAACCGAAGGACGTGTGGGGCGTGCGGCTTAAAGTCGGGACTTACCTCATAGATGGAAGGTATTTTAGACCATTAGAGCTGGATCAATGA